In Paenibacillus stellifer, the DNA window CGCTTCGCGCCGGGAAGCCTCGTCCTTGCCGAGGAGGCCCCCTTCCGGGAATGGGGTGCGGTAGCCCGGCTGGAGGATTATTTCGCCGGGAAGCTGGAGGATTTCAAGAGTCTGCCGCTCGATCTGCGCGGCACATCATTCCAGCGCGAGGTATGGACGGCGCTGGGCGGCATCCCCTACGGCCGCGTTATAACCTATGCGGAGCTTGCGGCCGCGGTCGGCCGGCCGAAGGCGATGCGGGCTGTCGGGGCCGCCAATGGAAAAAATCCGCTGCCCGTCCTGCTGCCCTGCCACCGGGTCATCGGGGCAAATGGTACGCTGACGGGCTATGCGGGGGGGCTGCAGCTGAAGCAGGAGCTGCTGCAGCTGGAAGGTATTCATCATGTAGCGGAGGCCGGCCATGAGCGATTTGCTTTTTGAGCTTCCGCTGCCGGAGCTGTTCAACTGGGAGGCGTGCCTGGACTATATGGCCCGTTCTCCGCTGGAATGCCTGTACCGGACGGACGAAGAGGGAGTGACCCGCCTGCTTCGTGGAGACGGGAAGCCGCTCTTGATTCGGCTGGTCTCTCCGGAGCCGGGCCTGCTGTCGGCGTTGCTGCTGGACGGGGAGCCGCCGGCAGAGGACGCTGTCGCGGGCCTGGCCCGCTATATCGCTGACTGGTTCGACCTTGACCGCGATCTCCGGCCATTCTATGAGCTGGCCGGGAGCGATCATCTGCTTGGTCCTCTGCTGGAGCGGTACCGGGGCCTGCGGATCGTCGGCATCCCCGATCTGTTCGAAGCACTCTGCTGGGCGATCCTCGGTCAGCAGGTTAACCTCGCCTTCGCCTACCGGCTGAAGGCGAGGATCGCGGAGCATTACGGGGAGTCGCTGCTGTGGGCGGGACACCGCTATCATCTATTCCCGGAGCCGGAGGCGCTGTTGGCGGCTTCGGAGGAGGAGCTCTGCGCCCTCCAGCTGAGCCGGGGGAAGGCGCGGACGATCCGGACCGTCGCCGCCTTGATCGCGGGCGGAGAGCTCAGCCGGGAGGAGCTGCTGGCACTGCCGCATCCGGAAGCGGCGGAGGCGCGCCTGACGTCCATCCGGGGGATCGGCCCCTGGACGGCGCGGTATGTAGGGATGCGGTGCCTGCGCGATGCCGGCGCTTTTCCGGTGACCGATGTGGGGCTGCATAACGCGGTCCGTTCCCTGCTCGATATGGACCGGAAGCCGACTGTGCCGGAGCTTACGGAGATGTTCAGAAATTGGCGGGGCTGGGAAGCTTACGCAACGTTTTATTTGTGGCGGGCGCTGTATTAAAGCGAACCGCCATTTTTATATGAATTGAACACAGAAGCCCTCAGAGCGCCCGCAAGCCGCTAAATAGCACATTGCCGCAAGCCCCGTTTTGTCGGGCTTTTTTTATGCTCGGGAAGGGGTAGCCGGGAAGCCTTTGCGTGGATTATTCTTACAGTAATGAATCGGCAGCAACGAATCGAGGAAGGCGCTTTGGGGAAAGGGGAGATTTTCTTGAATATGCGGGTGCCGAGACGGCACTGGCTGGACGGGGTCATGTTCGTGATCCGGGCGGTGTGGGGGATATCGGGAGTGTGGGACCTTCATCAGGGGCAGGTTCCGCCTCTGCTCTTCGAGCTTGGAGTCTTCGGATATGTCGTATCCTGCACGTTGCCCATGGCGCTGCACCGGAGCCTGAGAACTCCGCGCTGGGCGGCTCCCGCCGCCGAGCTGACGGTCACGGGAATTCTGTTCCTGCTGGCCGGAGGCGGCCAGGAGCATCTATTCCCGTTCTTTCAGGTTCCCTTCCTGACGCTTGGCTATCTCTGCGCGGGAAGGCAGTTGGCCTGGGCCGGGCCAGCCGCCCTGGCGCTTCCGATCATGCTGGCAGGCGGATTGCCGGAAGTCCCGAGAGGAGAAGCTGCCGATGCGCTGGCCAACTGGCTCGTGCTTCTGGTCATCGGCTTCTGCTTCCGCAAGCTGGTCGATTCCTACCAGCAAATCCGAAGCATGTACGGCATTATCCGGAAGCAGAACGCGACGCTGGAGCTTTACGCGAGGCAGATCGAGGAGCTGACGCTGGCCGAGGAGAGGGGACGGCTGTCGCGGGAGCTGCACGACACGGTCGGGCATACGTTTACCGCCTCCATCGTGGGGCTGGACGCTGTCTATTATTTGATGGACCATGATCCTGTGGAGGCCAAGGACAGCCTTCGCGAGCTGCTGGCGCATATGCGGAGCGGCCTTGACGAGGTGAGGCGGCATATTCACGCGATCGCCCCCGAGCGGGAGGAACGGCGGCTCAGCCTGACCTTGAGGCGGATCGCCCGCGAATTCGAAATGCATACCGGCATGAAGGTGCCGCTTGCCGTGGA includes these proteins:
- a CDS encoding methylated-DNA--[protein]-cysteine S-methyltransferase; protein product: MNANVMYRHTLELGNRKWTLWGSGAGLCRLSFQHDTEETAQAWLDRFAPGSLVLAEEAPFREWGAVARLEDYFAGKLEDFKSLPLDLRGTSFQREVWTALGGIPYGRVITYAELAAAVGRPKAMRAVGAANGKNPLPVLLPCHRVIGANGTLTGYAGGLQLKQELLQLEGIHHVAEAGHERFAF
- a CDS encoding DNA-3-methyladenine glycosylase family protein, whose amino-acid sequence is MSDLLFELPLPELFNWEACLDYMARSPLECLYRTDEEGVTRLLRGDGKPLLIRLVSPEPGLLSALLLDGEPPAEDAVAGLARYIADWFDLDRDLRPFYELAGSDHLLGPLLERYRGLRIVGIPDLFEALCWAILGQQVNLAFAYRLKARIAEHYGESLLWAGHRYHLFPEPEALLAASEEELCALQLSRGKARTIRTVAALIAGGELSREELLALPHPEAAEARLTSIRGIGPWTARYVGMRCLRDAGAFPVTDVGLHNAVRSLLDMDRKPTVPELTEMFRNWRGWEAYATFYLWRALY
- a CDS encoding sensor histidine kinase, whose translation is MNRQQRIEEGALGKGEIFLNMRVPRRHWLDGVMFVIRAVWGISGVWDLHQGQVPPLLFELGVFGYVVSCTLPMALHRSLRTPRWAAPAAELTVTGILFLLAGGGQEHLFPFFQVPFLTLGYLCAGRQLAWAGPAALALPIMLAGGLPEVPRGEAADALANWLVLLVIGFCFRKLVDSYQQIRSMYGIIRKQNATLELYARQIEELTLAEERGRLSRELHDTVGHTFTASIVGLDAVYYLMDHDPVEAKDSLRELLAHMRSGLDEVRRHIHAIAPEREERRLSLTLRRIAREFEMHTGMKVPLAVEGEEYLLPDGIRLTLIRCLQEALTNAKRHGMAQEARITLAFHKSEVVLTAEDNGIGTDQPLKGFGLQSMSDRLAGLNGRLELSSSPGAGMKLVCTVPAIRAAGCTMMEEGA